A genomic stretch from Primulina huaijiensis isolate GDHJ02 chromosome 14, ASM1229523v2, whole genome shotgun sequence includes:
- the LOC140957614 gene encoding uncharacterized protein: MGKVRNYWLLKTEPGEWSWDDQAANEGLSKWDGVKNRQAQKNMKSMTLGDLCFFYHSGAKSRCVVGVVSVVREWYEDDDGGGAVDVKMVGEMKAAVGLAEMKRDLNGMEFGLFRQPRLSVVPVEKAVWDKVCEMGGGYEADGRG; encoded by the coding sequence ATGGGGAAGGTTCGGAATTACTGGCTGCTGAAGACGGAGCCGGGCGAGTGGTCATGGGATGACCAAGCTGCCAACGAAGGCTTGTCGAAGTGGGATGGAGTGAAGAACCGGCAAGCGCAGAAGAACATGAAGAGCATGACGTTGGGGGACCTGTGTTTCTTCTACCATTCTGGCGCCAAGTCACGTTGCGTGGTGGGCGTGGTCTCTGTGGTGCGCGAGTGGTACGAGGACGACGATGGCGGCGGCGCTGTGGATGTGAAGATGGTGGGGGAGATGAAGGCGGCGGTGGGCTTGGCAGAGATGAAGAGGGACTTGAATGGGATGGAATTCGGTCTGTTCAGGCAGCCCAGGTTGTCTGTTGTGCCGGTGGAGAAGGCCGTTTGGGATAAAGTCTGTGAGATGGGCGGAGGATATGAGGCCGATGGCCGAGGATAG